A region of uncultured Desulfobacter sp. DNA encodes the following proteins:
- a CDS encoding tetratricopeptide repeat protein, translated as MIRELSENEKSKKILKIWGILVAIILGVAAILNNYDVLRNKGRLFLCDVISLIGMETKISICKPIIESKTNVKLYKHLTFLKQHENQLDDTQRNQLRQYEDHLIRKAFEGLKKGIDEKILPIDFQAEKDAQKAITEAVKEGNTDERQALLMIAEDDINGGLDLLIKSASKTAAENIKQWRRIGRLAYEVDVKKALNAYERVIKIDFSEPWDAIYLGRLYRRSGQIYKAQRLYFRTLAHLPEVDLRNKSVLWNEIGDVQKDQGDLARALKSYQAAMEIRERLAKSDPGNAGWQRDLSVSYEKIGDVQKDQGDLAGALKSYQAAMEIRERLAKSDPGNAGWQRDLSVSYEKIGDVQKDQGDLARALKSYQAAMKISERLAKSDPGNAGWQRDLSVSLNKIGDVQKDQGDLAGALKSYQAAMEIRERLTKSDPGNAGWQRDLSVSYEKIGDVQKDQGDLAGALKSYQADMEIKERLAKSDPGNAGWQRDLSVSLNKIGDVQKDQGDLAGALKSYQAAMEIAERLAKSDPGNAGWQRDLSVSYEKIGDVQKDQGDLAGALKSYQADMEIRKRLAKSDPGNAGWQRDLSVSYEKIGNIHEANGNILLAIKAYEKSLPLAKDLANQFPDHPLFQSDIAITKNRLSQLKSKL; from the coding sequence ATGATTCGAGAACTTTCGGAGAACGAAAAAAGTAAGAAAATTTTAAAGATTTGGGGAATACTTGTAGCAATAATTTTAGGGGTGGCAGCAATTCTCAACAACTATGATGTTTTACGCAATAAGGGTAGGCTATTCTTGTGTGATGTGATTTCCTTAATTGGTATGGAAACAAAAATATCTATCTGCAAGCCTATAATAGAATCAAAAACGAATGTTAAATTATATAAACACTTAACATTCCTTAAGCAGCATGAAAATCAACTTGATGATACTCAACGTAATCAGTTACGGCAATATGAAGATCATCTAATAAGAAAAGCATTTGAAGGATTGAAAAAAGGGATAGACGAAAAAATACTACCTATTGATTTCCAAGCTGAAAAAGATGCGCAAAAAGCTATTACCGAAGCTGTTAAGGAAGGTAATACTGACGAACGACAAGCTCTACTCATGATCGCAGAGGATGATATTAATGGCGGATTAGACTTGTTAATTAAATCGGCATCTAAAACAGCAGCTGAGAATATCAAGCAATGGAGGCGTATTGGCAGGTTAGCATATGAAGTAGACGTTAAAAAAGCATTAAATGCATACGAAAGAGTCATTAAAATCGATTTTTCTGAACCTTGGGACGCCATTTACTTGGGACGACTTTATAGACGATCAGGGCAAATTTATAAAGCTCAACGGTTATATTTTAGGACGTTGGCTCATTTGCCCGAGGTGGATTTGAGGAATAAATCCGTTTTATGGAATGAAATAGGCGACGTACAAAAAGATCAAGGAGATCTTGCCAGGGCATTGAAAAGCTACCAGGCGGCTATGGAAATAAGAGAACGGCTTGCCAAATCAGACCCGGGGAACGCTGGATGGCAAAGGGACCTGTCTGTGTCTTATGAAAAAATAGGCGACGTACAAAAAGATCAAGGAGATCTTGCCGGGGCATTGAAAAGCTACCAGGCGGCTATGGAAATAAGAGAACGGCTTGCCAAATCAGACCCGGGGAACGCTGGATGGCAAAGGGACCTGTCTGTGTCTTATGAAAAAATAGGCGACGTACAAAAAGATCAAGGAGATCTTGCCAGGGCATTGAAAAGCTACCAGGCGGCTATGAAAATTTCCGAACGGCTTGCCAAATCAGACCCGGGGAACGCTGGATGGCAAAGGGACCTGTCTGTGTCTTTAAATAAAATAGGCGACGTACAAAAAGATCAAGGAGATCTTGCCGGGGCATTGAAAAGCTACCAGGCGGCTATGGAAATAAGAGAACGGCTTACCAAATCAGACCCGGGGAACGCTGGATGGCAAAGGGACCTGTCTGTGTCTTATGAAAAAATAGGCGACGTACAAAAAGATCAAGGAGATCTTGCCGGGGCATTGAAAAGCTACCAGGCGGATATGGAAATAAAAGAACGGCTTGCCAAATCAGACCCGGGGAACGCTGGATGGCAAAGGGATCTGTCTGTGTCTTTAAATAAAATAGGCGACGTACAAAAAGATCAAGGAGATCTTGCCGGGGCATTGAAAAGCTACCAGGCGGCTATGGAAATTGCCGAACGGCTTGCCAAATCAGACCCGGGGAACGCTGGATGGCAAAGGGACCTGTCTGTGTCTTATGAAAAAATAGGCGACGTACAAAAAGATCAAGGAGATCTTGCCGGGGCATTGAAAAGCTACCAGGCGGATATGGAAATAAGAAAACGGCTTGCCAAATCAGACCCGGGGAACGCTGGATGGCAAAGGGACCTGTCTGTGTCCTATGAAAAAATAGGAAATATTCATGAGGCTAATGGAAACATTTTATTAGCTATCAAGGCATACGAAAAAAGTTTGCCTTTAGCCAAAGATCTTGCTAATCAGTTTCCAGACCATCCTTTATTCCAATCAGATATCGCTATTACAAAAAATCGACTATCCCAACTTAAATCTAAATTGTGA
- a CDS encoding DUF2442 domain-containing protein, with protein MIVPKIKMAVVADQNTLVITFVNGEVKKYNISRLLTNEMFSPLKNQAFFRNVKVEPGGYAVYWNDMIDISEYELWKNGISENPSNA; from the coding sequence ATGATTGTACCTAAAATAAAAATGGCAGTCGTGGCAGATCAAAATACTCTCGTTATTACATTTGTTAACGGAGAGGTAAAAAAATACAATATCAGCAGGCTGTTAACTAATGAGATGTTTTCACCTCTTAAAAATCAGGCATTTTTCAGAAACGTTAAAGTGGAGCCAGGCGGATATGCTGTATATTGGAATGATATGATTGATATTAGTGAATATGAATTATGGAAAAACGGAATTTCTGAAAACCCTTCAAACGCCTAA
- a CDS encoding DUF4160 domain-containing protein, translating into MPEITRFYGIIIKLFFGDHPPPHFHAVYGVSISTL; encoded by the coding sequence ATGCCGGAAATTACGAGGTTTTACGGGATCATTATCAAACTCTTTTTTGGGGACCATCCACCACCACACTTTCATGCTGTGTATGGTGTTTCGATATCAACTCTTTAA
- a CDS encoding SiaB family protein kinase yields MMSYHKSAYEFHEELKAQGVFFFFNGTLSQNLLKDIIRNIHCRKELEIATRTQLNRIISIVIELLQNVTFYSSEPAKYCDNKNFRDIGDGILMIGRRDDAFFISCGNPVERSKVDIIRSKVERLSSMNRSEIVQFYRGQLNEVRDEEGMGAGLGFIEIAKKSSRPLNITFDRVDEDRAYFSITSYV; encoded by the coding sequence ATGATGTCTTATCATAAATCCGCATATGAGTTTCATGAAGAGTTGAAGGCCCAGGGAGTTTTTTTCTTTTTCAACGGCACCCTCTCCCAGAATCTGCTCAAGGATATCATCCGAAATATCCACTGCCGCAAGGAGCTGGAGATTGCCACAAGAACCCAGCTCAATCGGATCATATCCATTGTCATCGAGCTTCTGCAGAATGTGACCTTCTACTCCTCGGAGCCTGCGAAATATTGCGACAACAAGAACTTCAGAGATATCGGTGACGGAATACTGATGATCGGCCGCAGGGATGATGCTTTTTTCATCTCCTGCGGAAACCCGGTGGAGAGGAGCAAGGTCGACATCATCCGCTCCAAGGTGGAGCGGCTCAGCAGTATGAATCGAAGTGAAATCGTTCAGTTTTATCGTGGCCAGCTCAATGAAGTCAGGGACGAGGAGGGCATGGGTGCCGGCCTGGGATTTATCGAAATCGCAAAAAAATCGAGCCGCCCCCTTAATATTACATTTGATAGAGTGGATGAAGACCGTGCCTATTTTTCCATCACAAGCTATGTATGA
- a CDS encoding DUF1987 domain-containing protein, producing MDAPNIAATEDTPLVKFDSEDRSLTIRGNSFPENTFVFYKPIISWLEGYLVSDLPGVFVLNMDIGYYNSSSSKVYMNIFNLLSNKGTEGCAIVVNWYYDSEDEDAHEDGEEFRMGMESITFNIVSKDLS from the coding sequence ATGGATGCACCAAATATAGCAGCAACGGAAGATACGCCTCTGGTGAAATTCGATTCCGAAGATCGAAGCCTAACCATCAGAGGTAACAGCTTCCCTGAAAACACATTTGTATTCTACAAGCCGATCATCTCATGGCTGGAGGGTTATCTCGTAAGTGACCTGCCCGGGGTATTTGTCCTGAATATGGACATCGGCTATTACAACAGCAGTTCCTCGAAGGTATATATGAATATTTTCAACCTCTTGAGCAACAAGGGCACCGAGGGTTGCGCCATCGTTGTAAACTGGTACTACGATAGTGAAGACGAGGATGCCCACGAAGACGGCGAAGAGTTCCGGATGGGAATGGAATCGATTACCTTTAATATAGTCTCAAAGGATCTCTCCTAA
- a CDS encoding ATP-binding protein, whose amino-acid sequence MTTASLFSFEENVVSHSEIVLADTGLSFERLREEYSRLAANFKQLLNEHKRLIRLNDRQQNQMNRLNHDLKHAKEAAEAATNAKSDFLANMSHEIRTPMNAVIGLCLLILKTDLSPKQHDYINKISASAHTLLGTINEILDFSKIEAGKLDFEDTEFSLVDLLKNLPDLFYSKCSEKKIRLSIDIDKQIPCCLVGDPLRLHQVLVNLTTNAVKFTLQGHIHVQALCVKKGKDRIRLRFEVKDTGIGMTKAQQELVFSPFTQADSSTSRKFGGTGLGLTICKRIVEMMKGRIGVFSSPGEGSTFWFEAEFSTACQAPADPYALSEKANSLKAGGPDIIPDSPALEGAEVLLVDDNEINLQVNKEIMEWGGIRVTTASTGMQALLKFTETLKGPRPFEAVFLDIQMPDMNGYELTRKIRKLEMHAGNNIAKADNVPVPIIALTSHATKGCREKCIQAGMNDYVTKPVEVSLLFNTLLRWIDPDTLSLPPGTKGAPSRPREAAPLLKDNDFPVHLPGLDISESLPRLRGSTDLYLKLSTLFLENFGDFKQELQQGFEKEDIGKIEYRLHALKGAAGNIGAVHLFAGADELETIIKEKRNKELAPALKYFNLCIDEVTASLRFLVDAIGKSAPADHQPAEEEWKKVDIGVVGSLIKEIIELLEEDFDEVEKRISKLKTALGPCGESREYIVILKSIDNFEMDAALVGLTKLSEKLNIRL is encoded by the coding sequence ATGACGACAGCATCCCTATTCAGCTTTGAAGAGAACGTCGTCAGCCATTCCGAAATCGTTTTAGCCGATACCGGTCTCTCCTTCGAACGCCTCAGAGAGGAGTACAGCCGGCTGGCCGCTAATTTCAAACAGCTTCTCAACGAGCATAAGCGCTTGATCCGCTTGAACGACAGGCAGCAGAATCAGATGAACCGTCTCAATCACGATCTCAAGCACGCCAAGGAGGCGGCGGAGGCGGCCACAAATGCCAAGAGCGACTTTCTGGCCAACATGAGCCATGAAATCAGGACGCCCATGAACGCCGTCATAGGCCTTTGCCTCCTGATCTTAAAAACCGATCTTTCCCCCAAACAGCATGACTATATCAACAAGATCAGCGCATCGGCCCACACCCTTCTGGGCACCATCAATGAGATCCTGGACTTCTCCAAGATCGAAGCCGGCAAACTCGACTTCGAAGATACGGAGTTTTCCCTTGTCGACCTTTTGAAAAACCTGCCGGATCTTTTTTATTCGAAATGTTCCGAAAAAAAGATCCGGCTGAGCATCGATATAGACAAGCAGATCCCCTGTTGTCTTGTGGGCGACCCCCTGCGGCTGCACCAGGTTCTCGTAAACCTGACTACCAATGCCGTGAAGTTCACCCTTCAGGGACATATCCATGTCCAGGCCCTGTGTGTGAAAAAGGGAAAGGATCGAATTCGTCTCAGGTTTGAGGTAAAAGACACCGGCATCGGCATGACGAAGGCGCAGCAAGAGCTGGTATTCTCACCCTTTACCCAGGCCGATTCATCCACGTCCCGCAAGTTCGGCGGTACCGGCCTGGGCCTTACGATCTGCAAACGTATCGTGGAGATGATGAAGGGCCGGATTGGGGTGTTCAGCTCCCCTGGAGAGGGCAGCACCTTCTGGTTCGAAGCCGAGTTCAGCACAGCCTGCCAAGCCCCTGCGGATCCATACGCGCTGTCGGAAAAGGCAAATTCCCTTAAGGCCGGAGGGCCGGATATCATTCCGGATTCCCCCGCCCTTGAAGGCGCCGAGGTTCTCCTGGTGGACGACAACGAAATCAATCTTCAGGTGAACAAAGAGATCATGGAATGGGGCGGAATACGGGTGACCACGGCTTCCACGGGAATGCAGGCCCTCCTCAAATTCACCGAAACCCTGAAGGGCCCAAGGCCTTTTGAGGCCGTTTTCCTGGATATTCAGATGCCGGACATGAACGGCTATGAGTTGACCCGGAAGATCAGAAAACTTGAAATGCATGCCGGGAATAACATCGCGAAAGCCGATAACGTGCCTGTTCCCATCATCGCCCTCACATCCCATGCAACAAAAGGGTGCCGTGAAAAATGCATCCAGGCAGGGATGAACGATTATGTGACCAAGCCCGTCGAGGTATCCCTTCTGTTCAATACCCTTTTAAGATGGATTGATCCCGACACTCTGTCCCTGCCACCCGGGACCAAAGGCGCCCCCTCCCGCCCCCGGGAAGCAGCCCCTCTCCTGAAAGACAATGATTTTCCGGTTCACCTGCCCGGCCTGGATATATCGGAAAGCCTGCCCCGTCTCAGGGGATCCACGGATCTGTACTTGAAACTTAGCACCTTGTTTCTTGAAAATTTCGGTGATTTCAAACAGGAGCTGCAGCAGGGATTTGAAAAGGAAGATATAGGAAAAATCGAGTATCGACTCCATGCCCTCAAGGGGGCTGCCGGAAACATCGGAGCCGTACACCTGTTTGCGGGAGCAGATGAGCTGGAAACGATCATCAAAGAGAAACGCAACAAGGAACTGGCGCCTGCCCTGAAATATTTCAACCTGTGTATAGACGAGGTGACGGCATCCTTAAGATTCCTCGTGGACGCCATAGGGAAAAGCGCTCCGGCCGATCACCAACCTGCTGAAGAAGAATGGAAAAAGGTGGACATCGGCGTCGTGGGCTCACTGATCAAGGAGATCATCGAACTTCTGGAGGAAGATTTCGATGAGGTGGAAAAGCGGATCAGCAAACTCAAAACAGCCCTTGGACCCTGTGGCGAAAGCCGGGAGTATATCGTTATTCTTAAGAGCATCGACAATTTCGAGATGGATGCAGCCCTGGTCGGTCTTACAAAACTTTCTGAAAAACTGAACATCAGGCTATAG
- a CDS encoding diguanylate cyclase, giving the protein MKTEKILIVDDFKENLFVLKEALKSRYKVVTALSGEKALAIAGGENPPSLILLDIMMPEMDGYEVCKRLKASPKTWNIPIIFVTAVKESVDEARAFSLGAVDYITKPFNPIIVQVRVENHLRLRRKSELLEQLAMVDGLTELHNRRFFDDALTNEWFRAKRGGRALSLLLLDIDLFKLVNDHYGHAVGDDCLRKVARTLADSLCRASDQLCRFGGEEFAAILPETETERALETAERLRTRVMALNYPHAYSHVADCVTVSIGVATLFPEGSNSKEDLIAIADASLYKAKAAGRNRVIASLPGKGQAGTYLRTPERMHSDCRRIRFKNFTPRRVQMPFINIKLLEGALTDEEKEEVIRRVSEVVAEVRARPLPMEKVLPHTTCIIEEVPLGQWGIGGKVVPKSALSKKTE; this is encoded by the coding sequence ATGAAAACTGAAAAAATACTGATCGTGGATGATTTCAAGGAGAACCTCTTTGTCTTAAAAGAGGCCCTCAAAAGCCGGTACAAGGTCGTTACCGCGCTCAGCGGTGAGAAAGCCCTGGCCATTGCCGGGGGCGAAAATCCGCCGTCCCTGATACTGCTGGATATCATGATGCCGGAAATGGATGGGTATGAAGTCTGCAAAAGACTCAAGGCCTCGCCAAAGACCTGGAACATTCCGATCATATTTGTAACGGCGGTCAAGGAATCCGTTGATGAAGCCAGGGCTTTCAGCCTCGGCGCCGTCGACTATATCACCAAGCCCTTCAATCCGATCATCGTGCAGGTGAGGGTGGAAAATCACCTGAGGCTAAGAAGAAAGAGTGAACTTCTCGAACAGCTGGCAATGGTCGACGGGCTCACGGAGCTTCACAACCGCAGATTTTTCGATGATGCCCTGACCAATGAGTGGTTTCGTGCAAAAAGGGGCGGCCGCGCCCTTTCCCTCCTGTTGCTGGATATCGACCTGTTCAAACTCGTAAACGACCATTACGGACATGCCGTGGGTGACGATTGCCTTAGAAAGGTTGCCCGAACCCTCGCAGACTCCCTGTGCAGGGCCAGCGACCAACTATGCCGGTTCGGCGGCGAGGAGTTCGCGGCGATCCTGCCCGAAACGGAAACGGAACGTGCTTTGGAAACGGCGGAAAGACTTCGAACCAGGGTCATGGCCCTTAACTATCCCCATGCATACTCTCATGTGGCGGACTGTGTTACCGTGAGTATCGGCGTGGCCACTCTGTTCCCGGAAGGAAGTAATTCAAAAGAAGACCTTATTGCCATTGCCGACGCAAGCCTGTATAAAGCAAAGGCTGCGGGGCGCAACCGAGTGATCGCTTCCCTGCCCGGCAAAGGTCAGGCCGGTACATACTTACGGACACCTGAGCGGATGCATTCGGATTGCCGCCGAATTCGTTTTAAAAATTTTACCCCAAGGAGAGTTCAAATGCCATTTATAAACATCAAGTTACTCGAAGGCGCCCTGACGGATGAGGAAAAGGAAGAGGTCATCAGGCGCGTTTCCGAAGTCGTTGCGGAGGTCAGAGCTCGGCCCCTTCCCATGGAAAAGGTCTTGCCCCATACGACCTGCATTATCGAAGAAGTTCCCCTGGGCCAGTGGGGAATCGGCGGCAAGGTGGTTCCCAAATCGGCCTTGTCGAAAAAAACCGAATAA